GCTACTTCAGTTGTTGCTCACAAACAAAGTTTTGGTTTTGATGCACCCCCTTACACTTTAAACGACTTAGAACTTTCTGACACAATAATTTTTACTGGTGCTAACCCTGTTGTTGCACATCCTATTATTTGGGATAGAGTTAGAAAAAATAAAAATAAAAAAGTTATTGTTATAGATGTTAGATGCAGTGAAACTGCTAAAAATGCTGATTACTTCTTCTGCATAAAACCAAAAAGTGATCTTGTATTATACTACACTTTAGCAAACTATTTAATTCAAAATGATTGGCTAGACAAAAACTATATAGATAAATACTCTGAAAATTTTGAAGGATTTAAAGAGCATGTTTCTAAATTTAATATTGATGACATTGAAGAAAAAGTTGGAATCTCTAAAGAGGAATTTTTAACTTTAGCTAAACTTATACACGAAGGAGACGCTGTTTCTTTCTGGTGGACTATGGGAATTAACCAAAGTTATCAAGCTGTTAGAACTGCTCAAGGTATAATAAATTTAGCTGTTATGACTGGAAATATGGGAAGACCTGGAACAGGAGCTAACTCTATAACTGGACAATGTAATGCTATGGGTTCTCGTCTTTTTAGTAATACTACTGGTTTATATGGTGGTGGTGAATACACTGATGAAGCTAAAAGACAATCTGTAGGTAAAGCTCTTGGATTAGATCCTTCTATTTTCCCAACAAAACCAACTTTACCTTACAATGTAATCATAGAAAAAATAATTTCTGGAGAGATTAAAGCCCTTTGGATTTTATGTACAAACCCAAGACACTCTTGGACTAATAACTCTCAATTTGCAGAGGCAATTGAAAAGTTAGACCTTTTTGTTGTTCAAGATTTATATCCTAATACTGATAGTTCAGAACTTGCTGATCTTTTCTTACCTGTAGTTTCTGGAATAGAAAAAGAAGGAACTCTTATAAATACTGAAAGAAGAATTTCTAAATTAAATCCTGTTGTAACTAGACCTGAAGGAACATTTAGTGATTTTGAAGTTATATACAACGTCGGTAAAGCTTTAGGAATGGGAGATCTTTTAAATGGTTGGGAAACACCTGAAAAAGTTTTCAATAAAATGGTCAGTGTTACAAAAGATACTCCTTGTGATATTACTGGTGTAAGTTATGAGCTTTTAGAAAAGGGATATGGAGTTCAATGGCCTTTTAAAGCTGGAGAAACTTTAGATCAGCATGAAAGAAGACTTTTTGAAAATAATGAGTACTATACACCAAATAAAAAAGTTAAATTTATGTTTGAAGATATTGCAGAAAATCCTGTTCCTACAAATGAAGATTATCCATATGTTTTAAATACTGGAAGAGGAACAGTTGGTCAATGGCATACTCAAACTAGAACAAAAGAGATAACTTATGTTAATGATTCTACATCTAATAATTCATACATCTATATTTCTAAAACTTTAGGAGAGCAATTAAACATCTCCTCTCAAGATGAGGTTCTTGTTAAATCTATAAATGGTAGAAGTAGTAAATTTATAGCTCTAACTACAGAAACTTTACCTCACGATGTTTTATATGCTCCTATTCACTATATAGAAACAAATAATTTAACACTTTCTATATATGATCCATATTCAAAGGAGCCTTCATATAAGTATGCTCCAGTTTCTATTGAAAAAATCTAAAAGTAAGGAGAGATGAAATTGAAAAGAATAAAAATAGATAGAAGTAAATGTATTGGTTGCCTAACTTGTGTTAGTGCCTGCTTAGTTTCTCATAATTCTGCAGATTCTAGAAACAGAGTTGTTTTAAGTAGTGACTTTAAATTTTCTCCAATTTTCTGTAGAAATTGTGATTTACCTGAATGTGTTTACACATGTATGAGTGGAGCTATGAGAAAAGATCACGAAACTGGATATGTTACTTACGATAAAAACAAATGTGCAAGTTGCTATATGTGTATAATGGCTTGTCCTTATGGAACTTTAAAAGAAGATAAGTTGACTAAAAAAGAGATTATGAAATGTAATATGTGTACTCATATTCCCGATGGGCCACAATGTGTTGCAAAATGTCCTATGGCTGCCATTACTCTTGAGGAGGTAGAATAATGAAATATGTTATAATTGGAGCTTCTGCTGCTGGAATAAATGGTGCTGAAAATTTAAGAGCTTTAGATAAAGACGGAGAAATCATTTTAATATCTAAAGATACTCATGTTTATTCTAGATGTATTCTTCATCACTACATTGGAGAAATGAGAGATGTTGATGGTATTAACTTTGTAGATAAAGATTTTTTTGAAAAAAATAATATAAATTGGATTAAAGGTAGAGAAGTTATCTCTTTAGATGAAAATAAAAAAATTATCACTCTTGATGATGGGGAAGTAATCTCTTATGACAAGGTTTTAATCGCTTCTGGTTCAAGACCATTTTTCCCACCAATTGAAAATATAAATGATAAAGAAAATGTTGTGGGACTAAAATCTTTAGACGATTGCAATAAAATTATTGAAATTTCAAAAAAAGCAAAAAATATTGTGGTAATTGGAGCTGGATTAATTGGAATGGATGCCATAACAGGTTTACTTCACAATCCAAATGTACATGCTAATCTATCTCTAATAGAAATGTCCGATAGATTATTACCTTTACAACTTGATAAAGAAGCATCTATTACTTATGAAAAAAAATTATTAGAAAAAGGTGTAAAACTATTTTTTAACTCTAAAGTTACAAAACTAAATGTAAATCCTAAAAATTCAAACTTAATTAATTGTTTAAGTTTAGTAGACGATGGTTGCGACATTGAACTTTTAGCAGATTTAGTTATTGTTTGTGCTGGAGTTAAATCTAACACTGAATTTTTACAAAATACCTCTGTGGAATTTGATAAAATTGGACTTCTTTTCAATGAAAAAGGAGAAACTAATGTAAAAGATATTTATGGTGCTGGAGACGTTAGTGGTAGAGGAACTATCTGGTCTGTAGCAGTTAAAGATGGAATTGTAGCTACATCAAATATGGCTGGAGTTGAAAGAATTATGGATGATTTCTTCTTCGCTAAATCAACTATGAACTTTTTTGATATTCCCACTTTATCTTTAGGATGTCAAAGTAT
The genomic region above belongs to Candidatus Cetobacterium colombiensis and contains:
- a CDS encoding molybdopterin oxidoreductase family protein, which gives rise to MNKIQTTCNYCSLACNMDFYVENNKIIKVIPSQNYPVNKGFSCIKGLNLDKQLTSQDFPKNPLLKTTNGREEISWEKAYSFFSEKLKSIVDKYGKESVACISTGQLALEEMALVGHVFRNYVGGQLDGNTRLCMATSVVAHKQSFGFDAPPYTLNDLELSDTIIFTGANPVVAHPIIWDRVRKNKNKKVIVIDVRCSETAKNADYFFCIKPKSDLVLYYTLANYLIQNDWLDKNYIDKYSENFEGFKEHVSKFNIDDIEEKVGISKEEFLTLAKLIHEGDAVSFWWTMGINQSYQAVRTAQGIINLAVMTGNMGRPGTGANSITGQCNAMGSRLFSNTTGLYGGGEYTDEAKRQSVGKALGLDPSIFPTKPTLPYNVIIEKIISGEIKALWILCTNPRHSWTNNSQFAEAIEKLDLFVVQDLYPNTDSSELADLFLPVVSGIEKEGTLINTERRISKLNPVVTRPEGTFSDFEVIYNVGKALGMGDLLNGWETPEKVFNKMVSVTKDTPCDITGVSYELLEKGYGVQWPFKAGETLDQHERRLFENNEYYTPNKKVKFMFEDIAENPVPTNEDYPYVLNTGRGTVGQWHTQTRTKEITYVNDSTSNNSYIYISKTLGEQLNISSQDEVLVKSINGRSSKFIALTTETLPHDVLYAPIHYIETNNLTLSIYDPYSKEPSYKYAPVSIEKI
- a CDS encoding 4Fe-4S dicluster domain-containing protein, whose translation is MKRIKIDRSKCIGCLTCVSACLVSHNSADSRNRVVLSSDFKFSPIFCRNCDLPECVYTCMSGAMRKDHETGYVTYDKNKCASCYMCIMACPYGTLKEDKLTKKEIMKCNMCTHIPDGPQCVAKCPMAAITLEEVE
- a CDS encoding NAD(P)/FAD-dependent oxidoreductase: MKYVIIGASAAGINGAENLRALDKDGEIILISKDTHVYSRCILHHYIGEMRDVDGINFVDKDFFEKNNINWIKGREVISLDENKKIITLDDGEVISYDKVLIASGSRPFFPPIENINDKENVVGLKSLDDCNKIIEISKKAKNIVVIGAGLIGMDAITGLLHNPNVHANLSLIEMSDRLLPLQLDKEASITYEKKLLEKGVKLFFNSKVTKLNVNPKNSNLINCLSLVDDGCDIELLADLVIVCAGVKSNTEFLQNTSVEFDKIGLLFNEKGETNVKDIYGAGDVSGRGTIWSVAVKDGIVATSNMAGVERIMDDFFFAKSTMNFFDIPTLSLGCQSIYEKNPSIIVESIRERNGVYKKIAHRDGKIYGAIIQGDLSYTGVLTQLIRLGIDFSKIKKSIFNIDYSDFFNINSELEFEYKN